Proteins from one Acanthopagrus latus isolate v.2019 chromosome 18, fAcaLat1.1, whole genome shotgun sequence genomic window:
- the tsc22d3 gene encoding TSC22 domain family protein 3 isoform X2 has product MSTEMFAKTPMEVAVYQLHNFSISFFSSLLGGDVVSVKLDNSASGASVVAIDNKIEQAMDLVKNHLMYAVREEVEILKEQIKELAEKNNQLERENYLLKNLASPEQLEKFQSRIPTDVLLDNQSGQVTPDQQQTFIHSTGSAV; this is encoded by the exons ATGAGCACGGAGATGTTCGCGAAAACACCCATGGAGGTGGCCGTCTACCAGTTGCATAacttctccatctccttcttctcctcgctACTCGGAGGAGACGTGGTTTCGGTCAAACTTGACAACAG tgcCTCTGGTGCTAGCGTTGTGGCCATCGACAACAAGATCGAACAGGCGATg GACCTGGTCAAGAACCACCTGATGTACGCTGTTCGCGAGGAGGTGGAGATCCTCAAGGAGCAGATCAAGGAGCTGGCGGAGAAGAACAACCAGCTCGAGAGGGAGAACTACCTGCTGAAGAACCTGGCCAGTCCGGAGCAGCTGGAGAAGTTCCAGTCCCGCATTCCGACAGACGTGCTCTTGGACAATCAGAGCGGCCAGGTGACCCCGGACCAGCAGCAGACCTTCATCCACAGCACTGGCTCTGCTGTGTAA